A part of Brassica rapa cultivar Chiifu-401-42 chromosome A05, CAAS_Brap_v3.01, whole genome shotgun sequence genomic DNA contains:
- the LOC103867414 gene encoding probable WRKY transcription factor 35, with protein sequence MCSVSASLDMDNFQGDLTDVVRGIGSGHVSSSTGPSPSSLSPPPISDVPSVASCQINPFGDPFVSMADPLFNLTANKSNNSFEVFPEVSEDDHIKSKCSVFPRIQISQSNIIQDASKCSSPAMAVSSAVAAASPWGMINVVSTNSPRNCSMVDNSNNTSSSSQIQISSSPRNLGIKKRKGQGKKVVCIPAPAAINSRSSGEVVPSDLWAWRKYGQKPIKGSPYPRGYYRCSSSKGCPARKQVERSRTDPNMLVITYTSEHNHPWPTQRNALAGSTRSSISSSSNPSSKSLTSIATATTSSSSRVSQNKDEPNKSHLASSSTPPSPYVAAAVKEEDVEERQNKMEFDNDPDNTYRPEFQHQPEGFFADLDELEEDSLTMLLSQGFSGGGNLENKTTIPDVFSDFFDDDSSRSL encoded by the exons ATGTGCAGCGTCTCTGCATCTTTAGACATGGACAACTTCCAAGGAGACCTAACAGACGTTGTACGAGGTATCGGGTCAGGACACGTTTCATCATCTACTGGGCCATCTCCGAGCAGTTTGTCTCCGCCACCGATTTCAGATGTCCCCTCCGTCGCTAGTTGTCAGATAAATCCCTTCGGCGACCCGTTCGTAAGCATGGCAGATCCTCTCTTCAACCTCACGGCTAACAAAAGCAACAACAGCTTCGAAGTCTTTCCAGAGGTTTCTGAGGATGATCACATCAAGAGTAAATGCAGTGTCTTCCCAAGAATCCAGATCTCACAAAGCAACATCATCCAGGATGCCTCCAAGTGTAGTTCCCCAGCTATGGCCGTCTCCTCCGCCGTCGCAGCAGCTTCGCCGTGGGGAATGATCAACGTTGTCAGCACTAACAGTCCAAGAAACTGTTCAATGGTCGATAATAGTAACAACACGTCATCTTCTTCGCAGATTCAGATCTCTTCTTCCCCTCGGAATCTTGGCATAAAGAAGAG GAAGGGGCAGGGAAAGAAAGTGGTGTGCATACCGGCTCCAGCCGCCATAAACAGCCGGTCCAGTGGGGAAGTAGTTCCGTCTGATCTGTGGGCTTGGCGTAAGTACGGTCAAAAACCAATCAAAGGTTCTCCTTATCCtag GGGTTACTACAGATGTAGCAGCTCGAAAGGTTGTCCAGCTAGGAAACAAGTGGAACGTAGCCGCACCGATCCAAACATGTTAGTCATTACTTATACATCTGAGCATAACCATCCATGGCCCACTCAACGCAACGCTCTCGCTGGCTCTACTCGTTCTTCTATCTCCTCCTCTTCAAACCCTTCTTCCAAATCCTTAACTTCAATCGCAACGGCAACTACCTCTTCCTCATCCAGAGTCTCTCAAAACAAAGACGAACCCAATAAGTCCCACTTGGCCTCCTCCTCCACCCCTCCTTCTCCTTATGTGGCTGCGGCTGTTAAGGAGGAGGACGTTGAGGAGCGTCAGAACAAAATGGAGTTCGATAATGATCCTGACAATACCTATAGACCGGAATTTCAACATCAGCCGGAGGGTTTCTTCGCCGATCTTGACGAGCTAGAGGAAGATTCTTTAACTATGTTACTCTCTCAAGGATTCTCAGGTGGAGGTAACCTAGAGAACAAAACGACGATTCCCGACGTTTTTAGCGATTTCTTTGACGACGACTCCTCAAGGTCGTTATAA